A window of Panicum virgatum strain AP13 chromosome 8K, P.virgatum_v5, whole genome shotgun sequence contains these coding sequences:
- the LOC120643664 gene encoding uncharacterized protein LOC120643664 isoform X5: protein MSSGYHILMRGGRRLENQSGMAISRCNYLLMKAMVGQCSAEGIRKVREAEKSGKIQAVSLDDDGIFSDDEGGYLQTSCAINQGIIGAIRSLNSRPAAIQMPTDQSCTTNRRPLMNQLPVANERAQVNQTPIANRRHLVSQTPVANGKTLMNQTSVANGRSLMSQVPAANGKPLMSQIPASNGRLVMSPNGRPQMSQIYVASGQCHTNKIPGPEVHPAPLACHAKVSDLKLNIEKGKMKALRQKLTGSGSRVILKQEEAPTTKVTWTVATKKQDPGLGLLKRATRLLKKWPLRSMPCRWDPEMKRMVGHAV from the exons ATGTCGTCCGGCTATCACATCCTAATGA ggggggggaggagacTGGAAAACCAGTCAGGTATGGCTATTAGCAGATGTAATTATCTTTTGATGAAAGCAATGGTAGGGCAATGCTCGGCAGAAGGGATACGGAAGGTTCGAGAAGCTGAGAAGTCTGGAAAAATCCAAGCAG TCAGTTTGGATGATGATGGCATCTTCAGTGACGACGAAGGGGGTTATTTACAAACCTCTTGTGCCATCAACCAG GGGATTATTGGAGCTATCAGATCTCTCAACAGTAGGCCTGCTGCAATCCAAATGCCAACA GACCAGAGCTGCACAACCAACAGAAGGCCACTGATGAACCAACTACCAGTAGCAAATGAAAGGGCCCAAGTGAACCAAACACCTATAGCAAATAGAAGACACCTGGTGAGCCAAACACCAGTAGCAAATGGGAAAACTCTGATGAACCAAACATCAGTAGCAAATGGAAGATCCCTGATGAGCCAAGTACCAGCAGCAAATGGAAAACCTCTGATGAGCCAAATACCAGCATCAAATGGAAGACTTGTGATGAGCCCAAACGGAAGGCCCCAGATGAGCCAAATatatgttgcaagtggacagtGCCATACAAACAAAATACCAGGACCAGAAGT GCATCCTGCTCCTCTGGCTTGCCATGCCAAGGTGTCAGATCTGAAGCTGAATATAGAAAAGGGAAAGATGAAAGCACTTCGCCAGAAATTGACTGGTTCTGGAAGCAGGGTGATACTTAAACAGGAAGAGGCGCCAACTACAAAGGTCACTTGGACTGTGGCGACTAAGAAG CAGGATCCTGGACTCGGCCTATTGAAACGAGCAACTAGGCTGCTGAAGAAGTGGCCGCTGAGGTCCATGCCGTGCCGCTGGGATCCAGAAATGAAACGCATGGTCGGGCATGCAGTTTAA
- the LOC120643664 gene encoding uncharacterized protein LOC120643664 isoform X2 — protein sequence MKKGKQFFYFLNSWGKKFCPRKNKRGETIAGGIGKIAEGDLTKNVVRLSHPNESGGGRRLENQSGMAISRCNYLLMKAMVGQCSAEGIRKVREAEKSGKIQAVSLDDDGIFSDDEGGYLQTSCAINQGIIGAIRSLNSRPAAIQMPTDQSCTTNRRPLMNQLPVANERAQVNQTPIANRRHLVSQTPVANGKTLMNQTSVANGRSLMSQVPAANGKPLMSQIPASNGRLVMSPNGRPQMSQIYVASGQCHTNKIPGPEVHPAPLACHAKVSDLKLNIEKGKMKALRQKLTGSGSRVILKQEEAPTTKVTWTVATKKDPGLGLLKRATRLLKKWPLRSMPCRWDPEMKRMVGHAV from the exons atgaagaaaggaaagcAGTTCTTTTACTTCTTAAACTCTTGGGGCAAAAAATTCTGCCCTCGTAAGAATAAGAGAGGGGAGACAATTGCAGGTGGCATTGGAAAGATTGCAGAGGGGGACTTGACGAAAAATGTCGTCCGGCTATCACATCCTAATGAGTCAG ggggggggaggagacTGGAAAACCAGTCAGGTATGGCTATTAGCAGATGTAATTATCTTTTGATGAAAGCAATGGTAGGGCAATGCTCGGCAGAAGGGATACGGAAGGTTCGAGAAGCTGAGAAGTCTGGAAAAATCCAAGCAG TCAGTTTGGATGATGATGGCATCTTCAGTGACGACGAAGGGGGTTATTTACAAACCTCTTGTGCCATCAACCAG GGGATTATTGGAGCTATCAGATCTCTCAACAGTAGGCCTGCTGCAATCCAAATGCCAACA GACCAGAGCTGCACAACCAACAGAAGGCCACTGATGAACCAACTACCAGTAGCAAATGAAAGGGCCCAAGTGAACCAAACACCTATAGCAAATAGAAGACACCTGGTGAGCCAAACACCAGTAGCAAATGGGAAAACTCTGATGAACCAAACATCAGTAGCAAATGGAAGATCCCTGATGAGCCAAGTACCAGCAGCAAATGGAAAACCTCTGATGAGCCAAATACCAGCATCAAATGGAAGACTTGTGATGAGCCCAAACGGAAGGCCCCAGATGAGCCAAATatatgttgcaagtggacagtGCCATACAAACAAAATACCAGGACCAGAAGT GCATCCTGCTCCTCTGGCTTGCCATGCCAAGGTGTCAGATCTGAAGCTGAATATAGAAAAGGGAAAGATGAAAGCACTTCGCCAGAAATTGACTGGTTCTGGAAGCAGGGTGATACTTAAACAGGAAGAGGCGCCAACTACAAAGGTCACTTGGACTGTGGCGACTAAGAAG GATCCTGGACTCGGCCTATTGAAACGAGCAACTAGGCTGCTGAAGAAGTGGCCGCTGAGGTCCATGCCGTGCCGCTGGGATCCAGAAATGAAACGCATGGTCGGGCATGCAGTTTAA
- the LOC120643664 gene encoding uncharacterized protein LOC120643664 isoform X3: MKKGKQFFYFLNSWGKKFCPRKNKRGETIAGGIGKIAEGDLTKNVVRLSHPNESGGGRRLENQSGMAISRCNYLLMKAMVGQCSAEGIRKVREAEKSGKIQAVSLDDDGIFSDDEGGYLQTSCAINQGIIGAIRSLNSRPAAIQMPTSCTTNRRPLMNQLPVANERAQVNQTPIANRRHLVSQTPVANGKTLMNQTSVANGRSLMSQVPAANGKPLMSQIPASNGRLVMSPNGRPQMSQIYVASGQCHTNKIPGPEVHPAPLACHAKVSDLKLNIEKGKMKALRQKLTGSGSRVILKQEEAPTTKVTWTVATKKQDPGLGLLKRATRLLKKWPLRSMPCRWDPEMKRMVGHAV; this comes from the exons atgaagaaaggaaagcAGTTCTTTTACTTCTTAAACTCTTGGGGCAAAAAATTCTGCCCTCGTAAGAATAAGAGAGGGGAGACAATTGCAGGTGGCATTGGAAAGATTGCAGAGGGGGACTTGACGAAAAATGTCGTCCGGCTATCACATCCTAATGAGTCAG ggggggggaggagacTGGAAAACCAGTCAGGTATGGCTATTAGCAGATGTAATTATCTTTTGATGAAAGCAATGGTAGGGCAATGCTCGGCAGAAGGGATACGGAAGGTTCGAGAAGCTGAGAAGTCTGGAAAAATCCAAGCAG TCAGTTTGGATGATGATGGCATCTTCAGTGACGACGAAGGGGGTTATTTACAAACCTCTTGTGCCATCAACCAG GGGATTATTGGAGCTATCAGATCTCTCAACAGTAGGCCTGCTGCAATCCAAATGCCAACA AGCTGCACAACCAACAGAAGGCCACTGATGAACCAACTACCAGTAGCAAATGAAAGGGCCCAAGTGAACCAAACACCTATAGCAAATAGAAGACACCTGGTGAGCCAAACACCAGTAGCAAATGGGAAAACTCTGATGAACCAAACATCAGTAGCAAATGGAAGATCCCTGATGAGCCAAGTACCAGCAGCAAATGGAAAACCTCTGATGAGCCAAATACCAGCATCAAATGGAAGACTTGTGATGAGCCCAAACGGAAGGCCCCAGATGAGCCAAATatatgttgcaagtggacagtGCCATACAAACAAAATACCAGGACCAGAAGT GCATCCTGCTCCTCTGGCTTGCCATGCCAAGGTGTCAGATCTGAAGCTGAATATAGAAAAGGGAAAGATGAAAGCACTTCGCCAGAAATTGACTGGTTCTGGAAGCAGGGTGATACTTAAACAGGAAGAGGCGCCAACTACAAAGGTCACTTGGACTGTGGCGACTAAGAAG CAGGATCCTGGACTCGGCCTATTGAAACGAGCAACTAGGCTGCTGAAGAAGTGGCCGCTGAGGTCCATGCCGTGCCGCTGGGATCCAGAAATGAAACGCATGGTCGGGCATGCAGTTTAA
- the LOC120643664 gene encoding uncharacterized protein LOC120643664 isoform X1 codes for MKKGKQFFYFLNSWGKKFCPRKNKRGETIAGGIGKIAEGDLTKNVVRLSHPNESGGGRRLENQSGMAISRCNYLLMKAMVGQCSAEGIRKVREAEKSGKIQAVSLDDDGIFSDDEGGYLQTSCAINQGIIGAIRSLNSRPAAIQMPTDQSCTTNRRPLMNQLPVANERAQVNQTPIANRRHLVSQTPVANGKTLMNQTSVANGRSLMSQVPAANGKPLMSQIPASNGRLVMSPNGRPQMSQIYVASGQCHTNKIPGPEVHPAPLACHAKVSDLKLNIEKGKMKALRQKLTGSGSRVILKQEEAPTTKVTWTVATKKQDPGLGLLKRATRLLKKWPLRSMPCRWDPEMKRMVGHAV; via the exons atgaagaaaggaaagcAGTTCTTTTACTTCTTAAACTCTTGGGGCAAAAAATTCTGCCCTCGTAAGAATAAGAGAGGGGAGACAATTGCAGGTGGCATTGGAAAGATTGCAGAGGGGGACTTGACGAAAAATGTCGTCCGGCTATCACATCCTAATGAGTCAG ggggggggaggagacTGGAAAACCAGTCAGGTATGGCTATTAGCAGATGTAATTATCTTTTGATGAAAGCAATGGTAGGGCAATGCTCGGCAGAAGGGATACGGAAGGTTCGAGAAGCTGAGAAGTCTGGAAAAATCCAAGCAG TCAGTTTGGATGATGATGGCATCTTCAGTGACGACGAAGGGGGTTATTTACAAACCTCTTGTGCCATCAACCAG GGGATTATTGGAGCTATCAGATCTCTCAACAGTAGGCCTGCTGCAATCCAAATGCCAACA GACCAGAGCTGCACAACCAACAGAAGGCCACTGATGAACCAACTACCAGTAGCAAATGAAAGGGCCCAAGTGAACCAAACACCTATAGCAAATAGAAGACACCTGGTGAGCCAAACACCAGTAGCAAATGGGAAAACTCTGATGAACCAAACATCAGTAGCAAATGGAAGATCCCTGATGAGCCAAGTACCAGCAGCAAATGGAAAACCTCTGATGAGCCAAATACCAGCATCAAATGGAAGACTTGTGATGAGCCCAAACGGAAGGCCCCAGATGAGCCAAATatatgttgcaagtggacagtGCCATACAAACAAAATACCAGGACCAGAAGT GCATCCTGCTCCTCTGGCTTGCCATGCCAAGGTGTCAGATCTGAAGCTGAATATAGAAAAGGGAAAGATGAAAGCACTTCGCCAGAAATTGACTGGTTCTGGAAGCAGGGTGATACTTAAACAGGAAGAGGCGCCAACTACAAAGGTCACTTGGACTGTGGCGACTAAGAAG CAGGATCCTGGACTCGGCCTATTGAAACGAGCAACTAGGCTGCTGAAGAAGTGGCCGCTGAGGTCCATGCCGTGCCGCTGGGATCCAGAAATGAAACGCATGGTCGGGCATGCAGTTTAA
- the LOC120643664 gene encoding uncharacterized protein LOC120643664 isoform X4: protein MKKGKQFFYFLNSWGKKFCPRKNKRGETIAGGIGKIAEGDLTKNVVRLSHPNESGGGRRLENQSGMAISRCNYLLMKAMVGQCSAEGIRKVREAEKSGKIQAVSLDDDGIFSDDEGGYLQTSCAINQGIIGAIRSLNSRPAAIQMPTSCTTNRRPLMNQLPVANERAQVNQTPIANRRHLVSQTPVANGKTLMNQTSVANGRSLMSQVPAANGKPLMSQIPASNGRLVMSPNGRPQMSQIYVASGQCHTNKIPGPEVHPAPLACHAKVSDLKLNIEKGKMKALRQKLTGSGSRVILKQEEAPTTKVTWTVATKKDPGLGLLKRATRLLKKWPLRSMPCRWDPEMKRMVGHAV, encoded by the exons atgaagaaaggaaagcAGTTCTTTTACTTCTTAAACTCTTGGGGCAAAAAATTCTGCCCTCGTAAGAATAAGAGAGGGGAGACAATTGCAGGTGGCATTGGAAAGATTGCAGAGGGGGACTTGACGAAAAATGTCGTCCGGCTATCACATCCTAATGAGTCAG ggggggggaggagacTGGAAAACCAGTCAGGTATGGCTATTAGCAGATGTAATTATCTTTTGATGAAAGCAATGGTAGGGCAATGCTCGGCAGAAGGGATACGGAAGGTTCGAGAAGCTGAGAAGTCTGGAAAAATCCAAGCAG TCAGTTTGGATGATGATGGCATCTTCAGTGACGACGAAGGGGGTTATTTACAAACCTCTTGTGCCATCAACCAG GGGATTATTGGAGCTATCAGATCTCTCAACAGTAGGCCTGCTGCAATCCAAATGCCAACA AGCTGCACAACCAACAGAAGGCCACTGATGAACCAACTACCAGTAGCAAATGAAAGGGCCCAAGTGAACCAAACACCTATAGCAAATAGAAGACACCTGGTGAGCCAAACACCAGTAGCAAATGGGAAAACTCTGATGAACCAAACATCAGTAGCAAATGGAAGATCCCTGATGAGCCAAGTACCAGCAGCAAATGGAAAACCTCTGATGAGCCAAATACCAGCATCAAATGGAAGACTTGTGATGAGCCCAAACGGAAGGCCCCAGATGAGCCAAATatatgttgcaagtggacagtGCCATACAAACAAAATACCAGGACCAGAAGT GCATCCTGCTCCTCTGGCTTGCCATGCCAAGGTGTCAGATCTGAAGCTGAATATAGAAAAGGGAAAGATGAAAGCACTTCGCCAGAAATTGACTGGTTCTGGAAGCAGGGTGATACTTAAACAGGAAGAGGCGCCAACTACAAAGGTCACTTGGACTGTGGCGACTAAGAAG GATCCTGGACTCGGCCTATTGAAACGAGCAACTAGGCTGCTGAAGAAGTGGCCGCTGAGGTCCATGCCGTGCCGCTGGGATCCAGAAATGAAACGCATGGTCGGGCATGCAGTTTAA